CTCGAGGGGGAACCGGGCCGGACCGCTCACTGTTCTCCACCGGTGGTTCGACGATCGAGCGTGCCAGAGCTCTCGATGTTTTCCGCTCGACGGGAAGCTGGCCGGACCTCTCACATTTCTCCAACCGGAGGTTCGACACCAGGCAGGGAATCCCGGCGCGTTAGGCAACAATACGGCGTCGAGCCGACACCGCCCTACTGGTGGCTTCGGACCATCATGTTCCGGGGCTAGGCCAGCAGAGAAGCCGAACGCTAGGCCACGAAAGCCTCGTGGTGCGAGGAGCCCTAAGCCTTCCCGTGTGCCGCGGCGATGTCCGCCTCCCGGACCGCGCGCCGCAGGATGTGCTTCTGTTTGTGGATGGCGTGGCGAATCTGCCGCAGCTTCTCTGCATCGCCCGAGGCTTGCAGCTCCGCGCGCTCCTTTTTCAGCGCCCGTATCTTCTGCTTGATCGCCGTCTTGTCGATGCCCACCGTGCCATGGGCATGCTTGTCGAGCCCGAGCTTGGTCGCCAGCAGATCGACGAGCTGCTCCTTCTTCAAGCCCACGAGGCCCTTTTCATCGGGGTACTTCGCGGCGATGACCTCGCGCAGCTTGACTGCGGTCATCTTCTTGATCTCGTTGTAGTCCATCGGTTCCTCCTTCCCCATGGGTCTCGATTCGCACACGCCGACAGCCCGACGCGACCACCTGGAGGCGAGCGCCGCATCGGGAGACCCATTATACGTCGCGCCGGAGTGCCCAGTCAGCCGCGAACCTTCACGTCTCGCCCGCCAGACGGTATGCTTTCTCTGTATGCGGATTCTACTGGCGAATTACCGGTACTTCCTGTCGAGCGGTTCCGAACGCTACCTGTTCAACGCCGCCCGGGCACTCGAGGCCCGGGGCCACGAGATCTTGCCCTTCTCGATCCGTTACCGGAAGAACCTGCCGACACCCAGCGACAAGTACTTCGTGCGGCCGCTGGGATCGGCCGACTCTATCTACTTCCGCGAACACACATCCACGCCGTCCACCTTGCTGCGGACCTTGGAGCGCTTGTTCTACTCCCGCGAGGTCGAGCGTGCGATCGGGAGGATGGCGGCCGACACCGCCCCCGATCTCGCCTACGTCCTCAATTACCTGCGCAAGCTCTCACCCGCCCTCCTCGTCGGACTCAAGCGCGCCGGGCTCCCGATCGTGGTGCGCCTGTCCGACTATGCCGTGCTCTGTCCCGAAGGGCATTGCTCGCGCAACTCCCAGCCGTGCACCCTCTGTATGCGCGGCAATCTGTGGCCCAGCATTCGTTACCGCTGCGTGCAGCACAGCTTCGCGGTTTCGAGCCTGAACGCTCTCGCCACCTGGTTCCACCGCTACCGCCGCTACTTCGACCTGATCGATGTCTTCGTCATGCCTTCCCGCTTCATGTACGACAAGATGCGGGAGGCCGGGTTCGCGGAGAGCAGACTGCGTTGGATCCCCTCCCCGGTGGACACCGCCGCTTTCCGACCCGACCCGGCAGGCCAGCGTGACTCCTACATCGCCTATGCCGGCAGGATCCATCCGACCAAGGGCCTGGTCGTCGTCCTCGACGCCCTGGACCTGATGCGGCGCAACAGCCCGACACGGCGCTTGCGCTTCCGCATCGCCGGTTCTGGGGAGGCGCGGCATGTGCAGGCGCTGCAGCGGAGCATCCGGGAGCGCGGGCTGGAGGAGGTCGTCGAGGTGGTGGGGGAACTCGAAGGTCCACAGCTGGTGGAGTTCCTCGGCCGGGCGACGCTGACGATACTACCCTCGCGCATGTACGAGAACCTCCCCAACGCGCTCCTGGAGAGCTGGGCCTGCGGCACGCCGGTGCTCGCTTCGAACCTCGGGTCTCTGGCAGATTGCGTCGGCGAGCACTCGACGGCCTGGCTCTTCCAGCCCGGCAACGCCACCGACCTCGCGGAGCGCCTGACCCACTTCTTGGACCACCCGAGGGAGATCGAAACCGCCGCCATTCGCGTGCGGACCTTGGCCGAAACGACGTACGCGGAAGAAAAGCACGTCTCTAAACTGGAGACCTTGTTTCACCAATTGCTTTCCGCCTGAGGAGAAGGACCGGGAACAGGGGATCGCATCACCTTCCGAGCCTTCGCCTTGGCGCCGAGGCGGACATGCAAGTAGCCTACATCGGGATCAAGGGGCTGCCCTCCCGGGCCGGTGCGGACCGTGTCGTGGAGGCGATCGTCACGCGGCTGGCGCCGCTCGGCGTGCAGGCGACGGTGTACTGCGACCGTGCGCGCTCCGTGAACGACGCTGTCCCAGGGGTGCGCTTGCTCCGCCTGCGCGTGCTTCCCGGCAAACACCTGCGCCCCCTCTCCTTGAACTTGCTGGCAGGCCTGCACGCTCTCGTCTTCGGGCGCTACGACCTCATCCACCTCCACCACCTGGAAGCGGGGTTCCTGCTACCGATCCTGCGCCTGCGTTACCGCGTGGTATCGACCAGCCACGGCTTCGCCTACCGGCGGGCGAAATGGAGCGCCGGCGCTCGCTTCTTCATGCGACTCAGCAACGTCCCCTTCACCCGCCTGTCGACAGCGATCACCAGCGTCTCGGCCCAGCATGCCCGCGAACTCCAGGAGCAGTACGGTTGCCAGGTTCTCCACATCCCGAACGGCACCGCCCCTCTCCGCCCGGCAGGGGATGGCGGCGAAGTGATCCGCGCCCGGCATGGATTGTCGCCGGGGCGCTACTTCCTCCTGGTGGCCGGGCGCATCGACCCGACCAAGGGGGTGCATCTCGCCCTGGCGGCGGTGAACCGCCTGAACATGCCGCTGCTCGTCGTCGGCGATGACGGTCAGGTTCCGGCCTACACGCAGCAGTTGCGGGAGATGGCGGGGGCCAACGTGCGCTTCCAAAGCTTCGTCGACGAGCCCGCCGTCCTCACGGACCTGATGTCGCACTCCACCTGCCTGATCCATCCCTCCTTGTTCGAGGGAATGTCGATGGTCCTCCTGGAAGCGGCGACGGCCGGAGCTCCGATCGTCTGCAGCGATATCCAGGAGAACCGGGAGGTGCTGGGGAACGACGGTATGTATTTTCGCTCTGGCGATGCGGAGGCGCTGGCGGGCCAGCTGGAGTGGGTCCTCGACCACGAAGAGATCGCGGTACGCCGGGCACGGAGCTGCTCTTTGCGGGTGCAGCAGCTCTATTCCTGGGACGCGATCGTGCCGCGCTATGTCGAGGTCTATCGGCGAGCCTCGAAGGGCGGCGTGCTCGCCACCGGACGCTGAGGGAGCCGCCGAGCACTCAGCGCCTCAGACCCCCGTCTTGGTCACGGTCATGTCGTCGAGCACACTCCCCGTCTGGCTTTGGATGGTGCGCACGCGGACCGTGTTGCCGCTCACCGTGACGTGGGTGAACAAGATGGTGCGGTCGATGGACACGGCGTTGATGGCACAATCCGGCGTCGTGGTTCCTTCGTTCTTGCTGCCTGCACCACTGATGATGTAGATCGTGCCGCTCGGGTTCGTGTAATGGGGCTCCTGGTCCACGTCGAGCGGCGTGTCACTGCCCCGGAGGGGATACAGACGCTCGTACGTGTGCGCGTGGCC
This genomic interval from Candidatus Krumholzibacteriia bacterium contains the following:
- a CDS encoding glycosyltransferase family 4 protein, translating into MQVAYIGIKGLPSRAGADRVVEAIVTRLAPLGVQATVYCDRARSVNDAVPGVRLLRLRVLPGKHLRPLSLNLLAGLHALVFGRYDLIHLHHLEAGFLLPILRLRYRVVSTSHGFAYRRAKWSAGARFFMRLSNVPFTRLSTAITSVSAQHARELQEQYGCQVLHIPNGTAPLRPAGDGGEVIRARHGLSPGRYFLLVAGRIDPTKGVHLALAAVNRLNMPLLVVGDDGQVPAYTQQLREMAGANVRFQSFVDEPAVLTDLMSHSTCLIHPSLFEGMSMVLLEAATAGAPIVCSDIQENREVLGNDGMYFRSGDAEALAGQLEWVLDHEEIAVRRARSCSLRVQQLYSWDAIVPRYVEVYRRASKGGVLATGR
- a CDS encoding glycosyltransferase family 4 protein, with product MRILLANYRYFLSSGSERYLFNAARALEARGHEILPFSIRYRKNLPTPSDKYFVRPLGSADSIYFREHTSTPSTLLRTLERLFYSREVERAIGRMAADTAPDLAYVLNYLRKLSPALLVGLKRAGLPIVVRLSDYAVLCPEGHCSRNSQPCTLCMRGNLWPSIRYRCVQHSFAVSSLNALATWFHRYRRYFDLIDVFVMPSRFMYDKMREAGFAESRLRWIPSPVDTAAFRPDPAGQRDSYIAYAGRIHPTKGLVVVLDALDLMRRNSPTRRLRFRIAGSGEARHVQALQRSIRERGLEEVVEVVGELEGPQLVEFLGRATLTILPSRMYENLPNALLESWACGTPVLASNLGSLADCVGEHSTAWLFQPGNATDLAERLTHFLDHPREIETAAIRVRTLAETTYAEEKHVSKLETLFHQLLSA